A window of the Phaenicophaeus curvirostris isolate KB17595 chromosome 9, BPBGC_Pcur_1.0, whole genome shotgun sequence genome harbors these coding sequences:
- the CXCL12 gene encoding stromal cell-derived factor 1 — MDLRALALLAFALALVSLSEEKPVSLTYRCPCRFYESNVARANIKHLKILSTPNCSLQIVARLKSNSKQVCIDPKLKWIQEYLEKALNKPRHRTHKKKQQKKRGPRCPSRATPLKSPGRKNGGSRCKRQAL, encoded by the exons ATGGACCTCCGAGCCCTGGCTCTGCTCGCCTTCGCCCTGGCCCTCGTCTCCCTCTCGGAGG AGAAACCCGTCAGCCTGACTTATCGATGCCCCTGTCGATTCTACGAGAGCAACGTGGCAAGAGCCAATATTAAGCACCTCAAAATCCTCTCCACACCCAACTGCTCACTTCAGATTGT TGCAAGGCTCAAGAGCAACAGCAAGCAAGTGTGCATTGATCCCAAGTTAAAGTGGATCCAGGAATATCTGGAGAAAGCTTTAAACAA acCACGTCATCGCACtcataaaaaaaagcaacagaagaaacGGGGCCCACGCTGCCCTTCCCGTGCAACACCACTAAAGTCTCCAGGGAGAAAGAATG GAGGTTCAAGATGTAAGAGGCAAGC